The sequence TTATGCTTGCTTATTGTTTGAAGCATGGCACAAGATCTCACCTTAACAAGGACTTTCGACGTGCACATGGAAGCCTACAAAATGGTAAATTAGTTGTCGACAACCCTGTCATTATATATGATACCATCTTTTGAGCTTCTAACCTATAGAGTGAGCTTCTAAATTCTTTATATATGAATAAAGGCTAGAACGCAGTATGGGCAATGcacatattattttattttttataattaaaatataatttttatatttttataaataaatactaaaaatatttaatttttaaaatttttattttatttttaataaaaattttacaaataaattattaaatactAGAAGAAGGATTCATATTTTTGATCCTATGATTAAAATAACAAAGGACGATGGTAGAATGTAGTAGGCATGCCTCAAGCATAGACATGTAGTCGGAGTTTACACCATTGAGTATCGCTAGGTTGTTCATTTGTAAGAGATTTTAAAGTTCTTGCAAGCCCCACTACCGcctcaagaaaaaaagaaaaaaagaaatcaaatctTCATGTTTATATTCTTTTTTAGACTATAATCGTTTGCTGAATTGATTAACATACGAACTCCTGGATATACATAAAAAATACATGATTTCCAAGAGAGTCCTTTTGTACTTGGCCAGCAAACCGTTGGATTACAGAAATGTATGGTGAGAGATCCTATTGAGTTgtgtaaatcaaaaaaaaaaaaatagtattaaaGACTAGAAAGATTGTGAGCATCAAATACAAAAACTGATCAATCTTCCTTGTTTAGATGGGGCTTACATCAATTTTCTGATTCTTAGTAACTAGAATCTTCAGTCAAACCCCATTTAAATAAGTAAACCAATCTTTTTTTTATCACAACCCAACGCAGATATtttcattaattaattaacactAAATTCCAGATCTTTCTGGTCATATCCTGCTCCTAACGCCGTGAACGACTTTTCCGTCAGACCCGGGTCCAAAGCGAATGTATGGCCAACGGTCCCCGTCCAACCACCGCCTTCCCGacattttttcttccttttccgaacttcgttttttttttatgaaaaaaaaaatcgaccGTTTGAATCGCTGCGAAGTAACACGGAATTCTCGCAGTGAAGTGCGGGGCCTTTGGAACGAGCCAACGAGGAGCGAATTCGAGCCGAACGGAAACGCTAAATTGATGCATTCCGTCCCCAATCCATTGCTATTTTCCTAAATTTGGCGCTCGATTTAAGCTCGCCTCCGTTGTCTCTTCGCCCTCGATTCTTCTTTCTGGTAAGAATCCATCCCCCTCCTTCTCCCCCAATCGTCCCTCCGGTCCCCCGTTTCCCATCATTTCCGCTTCTGAAAATCCGTCAATTGTCCCTTTTTTCGATCCCCTTTTCGCCCCATTTTGGTTCTTAATCTGTCTCCCGACCCCCATTATTCCTGGATGAAACCCTAATTTTTGGAAAGGAGCATTCCTTTCCAATTTGGGGTTTGTTCATTTCTAATTGGGAGAAAGTAGAGAGGTGCCTGGAATTTAGGGCTCTTGCGAGGATTCGCGAGGATCCGGGTCAAAGTGTTCGTTTGTTGTTCAAGTTTAGATTTTTAGAGGTTGCAGTAGGATTAAGGCGGGATTGGCCTTTTAGGGGTTAAATATTTGATCTTTTGGGGGGAGAATTGGTCGGGATTGCTGAtgggctctagggtttgagacGCCCTTGCCTTCTTTTGTGGTTCGTGCCGCTGTTCTTGGTGGTTCGTTCCGCTAGAGACGAGTGAGGGTCAAATTCCCGTTTTTGGGAAGGAAAATGTCGTCCGCTGGAGCCACTCTCAGCCCGGTCGGGGGTGATCTTGCCCTCTCCTCATTCCTATCCGAGGGTATCAGATCCCCGCATTGTTCCCCGGAGTCGATCATGATCTACCTTGCCGTCCCGGGGGCTTCGGTGATCCCAATGAGGGTCCTGGAGTCTGACTCTATCTCCTCCGTTAAGCTTAGGATCCAGAGTTGCAAAGGATTTGTTGTAAAGAAGCAGAAGCTGGTATTCGGTGGCCGGGAGCTCGCCCGGAATGACTGCTTCATCCGGGACTATGGCGTGTCTGATGGGAATGTCCTCCATCTCGTCATCCGGGTCTCTGATCTCCGTGTCATCACCGTCAAGACCGCCTGTGGGAAGAAATTCAAGTTCCATGTTGAGCGCGGCAGGGACGTTGCCTATGTTAAGAATGAGATTGCAAAGAGGGCGAGAGGTTTTGTTGATCTTGacaatggaaaactcttttatgATGGCGAGGAGCTTGATGACCGGCGGCTGATTCATGACATTTGTAAGTACAATGATGCCGTGATGCACTTGCTGGTGCAGAGATCTGCAAAAGTCAGGACTAGGCCTGTCGAGAAGGATTTCGAGCTATCTGTCGTAGCACCTGATAcagaaaggaagataggttcagaTGATCTTCAGATAATTACCAGGAAACCACGGGATAGAGATGCTTGGGTTGAGCCAGTCATTGTTAATCCAAAAGTTGAATTGCCTGCGGTGATTGATGATCTTGTTCGCGCTACTATTGCTGGATTGGAGAAGGGAAAACCACCTGTCATGTCTTCAGAAGGTACAGGGGGAGCTTATTTTATGCAGGATGCATTGGGTCAGGGATTTGTTGCCGTTTTTAAGCCAATTGATGAGGAGCCGATGGCTAAGAATAATCCTCGAGGGCTTCCCTTGTCAACAAATGGAGAAGGGTTGAAGAGAGGGACTCGGGTTGGAGAGGGTGCGCTTAGGGAAGTTGCAGCTTACATTCTCGATCACCCTGTAAGTGGACGCCGGTCATTCTCGGGCATTGATGTTGGGTTTTCTGGTGTTCCTCCAACATTCATGGTGCGGTGCTTGCATGAAGGTTTTAATCACCCTGAAGGTTATGAGCATGCACTGAGGAATTTCAAGATTGGATCCTTGCAGATGTTTGTGAAAAACAATGGGAGTTGTGAGGACATGGGTCCTCGGGCATTTCCAGTGCAGGAGGTCCACAAGATATGCGTGTTGGATGTAAGGTTGGCAAATGCTGATCGGCATGCTGGAAATATATTACTCtgcgaggaagaagaaggccgtCTGGTGCTGGTTCCAATCGATCATGGATATTGCTTGCCTGAGAATGTGAGTATGCAAATTCAGTGATTTGCTCCCTAGCATAACCTGAATATtaccttctaaaaatttctgtaTTGATTGTGCTTTTATTACGCTATACAATATTTGCAGTTATTGAAGTAAATTTGTTgtctgcatttattttttatttgacaCTTTGCAATACTAAGACATCTTGGT is a genomic window of Phoenix dactylifera cultivar Barhee BC4 chromosome 4, palm_55x_up_171113_PBpolish2nd_filt_p, whole genome shotgun sequence containing:
- the LOC103714200 gene encoding phosphatidylinositol 4-kinase gamma 4-like, whose product is MSSAGATLSPVGGDLALSSFLSEGIRSPHCSPESIMIYLAVPGASVIPMRVLESDSISSVKLRIQSCKGFVVKKQKLVFGGRELARNDCFIRDYGVSDGNVLHLVIRVSDLRVITVKTACGKKFKFHVERGRDVAYVKNEIAKRARGFVDLDNGKLFYDGEELDDRRLIHDICKYNDAVMHLLVQRSAKVRTRPVEKDFELSVVAPDTERKIGSDDLQIITRKPRDRDAWVEPVIVNPKVELPAVIDDLVRATIAGLEKGKPPVMSSEGTGGAYFMQDALGQGFVAVFKPIDEEPMAKNNPRGLPLSTNGEGLKRGTRVGEGALREVAAYILDHPVSGRRSFSGIDVGFSGVPPTFMVRCLHEGFNHPEGYEHALRNFKIGSLQMFVKNNGSCEDMGPRAFPVQEVHKICVLDVRLANADRHAGNILLCEEEEGRLVLVPIDHGYCLPENFEDCTFEWLYWPQSRQPFNSETIDYIKSLDAEQDIALLKFYGWELSVDCARTFRISTMLLKKGAERGLTPYDIGNMLCRETVKKESMIEEIVREAKDAVLPGTSETAFLESLSEIMDHYLDEFTS